A region of Colletotrichum higginsianum IMI 349063 chromosome 10, whole genome shotgun sequence DNA encodes the following proteins:
- a CDS encoding Nonribosomal peptide has translation MAKNLPNYGERLVITLIDDNARVESSKECFSTPRTNAAEDGWVPISWARYANAINRVAHGIVKACGHGKEDTFPTIAYIGQNDARYLVFSVAALKAGYKALFISPRNSDEGQLNLFKLTDCQIIYHDTSSAQHVAVWLQKRPMKAVVIESLWDCFSEEKVPHFPYKRDTKKAKWDPFVVLHTSGSSGLPKPVIVRQGALCSTDLLHALPDLQGAEVFMRGYSQSKKCFLPMPLFHASGFYGFFGGLFWDLVIALPLSSAMFTADLVLSVIKNSGCDSLFLPPSILEELSTREEAVETLKKLKFVGFGGGESISVWDFLTRVFTNIPMNRIGSLAPEAGRNLVQRGVFLHNAIGSTEVTTMPYYWQENMELWDWHIIDSAALGADWRPVPSEGDNVYELVILRQSEEPGLQAVFYHMPDLNEFSTRDLFIKHPTEKNHWKYHGRIDNIIVFSNGEKLNPLPIEEAVMGHPKIRGALVVGDSKLQPALLLEPMSYPRTEKEASELLDELWPLVSTINKTNAGYGRISRRLVALCISQKPLPRLDKDTINRNRAVDIYSTEIDQLYQSATDCTLDISNCDVLQDSIVSVLHSAGAQQLKRDTDFISAGLDSLQVLEVTALVRGGLKAAGIKVQPEAIQPRHIYGNPSAVKLAKYLFSVVQGDVDQDEHSRQVAVMKELLSKHTQNLRARAEAKPEPRDTEQTVILTGSTGRLGSYLLHLMAASPRVKRVICLNRTRDGRTRQMQQSAHHGLNTSFEKVDFFHSDLSNADNLGLNWETFVHILGEADRIIHCQWPMNFNLPVESFDMQLKGVRNLVEVSAQADRAVPVILISSVLAAIGPEAAGVDGDNPLPTTGYGCSKLIAERILMETATASSVPKAVIRVGQIAGSETEGINGGGIWSKQEWVPSIIGSSVQSLGVLPRDTGAMNTIQWLPVDRVASIVLDVAGVSYKTPIAQIEGYFYCVNPHKTTWTNLAVSIAQYYGQRIRGLLDWEEWLEVLEKSSENGLGGNPAAKLLDFFKYHINSVEGAQERLSYLMEKDLERTMIASQTLAETKAISSELMAKWCSQWAF, from the exons ATGGCTAAAAATCTCCCGAACTACGGAGAACGTCTTGTCATAACTCTGATTGATGATAATGCGAGGGTAGAGTCTTCCAAAGAATGTTTTTCAACGCCACGTACCAACGCAGCTGAAGATGGTTGGGTCCCAATTTCATGGGCTCGATACGCAAACGCTATCAATCGGGTCGCTCATGGCATTGTTAAAGCCTGTGGTCATGGTAAAGAAGACACGTTCCCAACAATTGCATATATCGGGCAAAATGACGCTCGGTATCTGGTCTTCAGTGTCGCCGCCTTGAAAGCGGGCTACAAG GCGCTCTTCATCTCCCCTCGCAACTCAGATGAGGGACAGCTGAATCTTTTTAAATTGACCGACTGCCAAATCATTTACCATGACACCTCTTCTGCTCAGCACGTTGCTGTTTGGCTTCAGAAGCGACCCATGAAGGCAGTTGTTATCGAGTCACTTTGGGACTGCTTCAGCGAGGAGAAGGTTCCTCATTTCCCCTACAAAAGGGACACCAAGAAGGCGAAATGGGACCCTTTCGTTGTTTTGCATACTAGTGGAAGCTCGGGGCTGCCAAAACCTGTCATTGTGCGACAGGGCGCATTGTGTTCGACCGATCTGCTGCACGCCCTTCCTGACCTGCAGGGAGCTGAAGTCTTCATGAGAGGGTATTCCCAATCAAAGAAATGTTTTCTGCCAA TGCCGCTATTCCATGCGAGTGGCTTTTATGGCTTCTTCGGTGGGCTTTTTTGGGATCTTGTGATTGCACTCCCCCTGAGCTCCGCTATGTTCACAGCAGATCTCGTCCTTAGTGTTATTAAAAACTCCGGTTGCGACTCACTGTTTCTTCCCCCTTCAATTTTGGAGGAGTTGAGCACCAGAGAAGAAGCCGTGGAAACCTTGAAAAAGTTGAAATTCGTAGGGTTTGGCGGTGGTGAGTCCATCAGTGTTTGGGATTTTCTCACACGTGTCTTTACTAATATTCCAATGAACCGTATAGGCAGTTTAGCTCCCGAAGCAGGAAGGAATCTAGTGCAACGCGGAGTCTTTCTTCACAATGCCATTGGGTCAACTGA AGTTACCACAATGCCATACTACTGGCAAGAAAACATGGAGCTCTGGGACTGGCATATCATTGACAGCGCGGCACTGGGTGCCGATTGGCGACCGGTTCCAAGTGAAGGTGACAATGTTTATGAGCTTGTCATTCTGCGACAAAGCGAGGAGCCCGGATTGCAGGCAGTGTTTTATCACATGCCCGATCTCAACGAGTTCAGCACACGAGATCTGTTCATCAAGCATCCTACGGAAAAGAATCACTGGAAATACCATGGCCGTATCGATAACATTATTGTATTCTCCAACGGAGAGAAGCTCAATCCGCTCCCAATCGAGGAAGCAGTCATGGGACATCCGAAGATTAGAGGCGCCCTGGTCGTGGGGGACTCTAAGCTCCAACCAGCGCTTCTGCTGGAACCCATGTCTTATCCTCGGACAGAAAAGGAAGCATCCGAGTTACTCGACGAATTGTGGCCGTTGGTTTCAACAATCAACAAAACGAACGCAGGCTATGGGCGGATCAGCCGGCGGCTTGTCGCTCTCTGCATCTCGCAAAAACCCTTGCCTCGATTGGACAAGGATACCATTAACAGAAATCGCGCCGTCGACATATATTCGACGGAAATTGATCAGCTGTACCAAAGCGCGACTGACTGTACTCTGGACATTAGTAACTGCGACGTGCTGCAGGACTCAATTGTCTCTGTTTTGCATAGTGCGGGAGCCCAACAATTGAAAAGGGACACTGACTTTATCTCTGCAGGACTTGACTCACTGCAAGTCTTGGAAGTAACCGCATTGGTTCGCGGAGGCTTGAAGGCTGCAGGCATAAAAGTGCAGCCTGAAGCTATTCAGCCTCGCCATATATACGGGAACCCGTCGGCAGTCAAACTCGCCAAGTATCTATTCTCAGTCGTACAAGGAGACGTCGACCAAGACGAGCATTCTAGACAAGTCGCTGTTATGAAGGAACTCCTGTCCAAGCACACGCAGAACCTACGTGCTCGGGCAGAAGCCAAGCCGGAACCCAGAGACACGGAACAGACAGTCATTCTTACCGGAAGCACTGGAAGACTGGGGTCCTACCTGCTGCATTTGATGGCAGCAAGCCCCCGTGTGAAAAGAGTCATCTGTCTCAACCGTACAAGGGATGGTCGAACTCGACAAATGCAGCAGAGCGCACATCATGGCTTGAACACGAGCTTTGAAAAGGTGGACTTTTTCCATTCCGATCTCTCCAACGCTGACAATCTTGGTCTCAACTGGGAAACATTCGTCCACATCTTGGGCGAGGCTGATCGGATCATCCACTGTCAATGGCCGATGAATTTCAATCTCCCAGTCGAATCCTTCGACATGCAGCTGAAGGGGGTCCGAAACCTGGTAGAAGTAAGTGCTCAAGCAGACAGAGCAGTACCGGTCATCCTCATATCAAGCGTGCTTGCCGCCATCGGACCAGAAGCAGCAGGCGTTGACGGAGACAATCCATTACCAACGACAGGGTACGGGTGCAGTAAACTCATCGCAGAGCGCATCCTGATGGAGACGGCTACCGCGAGCAGCGTACCGAAAGCCGTGATCAGGGTCGGGCAAATCGCTGGATCTGAGACCGAGGGAATCAACGGTGGCGGCATCTGGAGCAAGCAGGAATGGGTGCCCAGCATTATCGGCTCCTCAGTTCAAAGCCTCGGCGTTCTTCCTCGCGACACGGGCGCGATGAATACCATCCAGTGGCTGCCCGTCGACCGAGTGGCTTCGATCGTGCTGGACGTCGCCGGGGTCTCTTACAAAACCCCAATAGCACAAATCGAAGGCTACTTCTATTGTGTCAATCCTCACAAGACGACGTGGACAAATTTGGCGGTCTCGATCGCGCAATATTATGGACAGCGCATTCGAGGGCTCCTGGATTGGGAGGAATggctcgaggtcctcgagaaAAGCTCTGAGAATGGTCTTGGAGGTAATCCGGCTGCCAAACTactcgacttcttcaagtACCACATCAACAGCGTGGAAGGTGCCCAAGAACGGCTATCATATCTCATGGAGAAGGACCTGGAGAGAACGATGATTGCTAGCCAAACTTTGGCAGAGACTAAAGCTATATCTTCGGAGCTTATGGCTAAATGGTGCTCTCAGTGGGCCTTTTGA
- a CDS encoding FAD binding domain protein, with amino-acid sequence MNESLRILVVGAGIGGLAAAVALRQQGHHVTVLEKSQFANETGAAIGLQPNCTVLLRQLGIEPEDIGSTLLEDMSIVDAYTLEPIKGIADKVREAAVRPAPSPETNIYFIHRADLHSALKRKAVGLDGEGKPIDLRLGCQVKKIDHTTATVTLTDGTTVEGDVIIGADGVHSACRKMLLGSEFQETPSPLSCFRTLIPTKQLLEDPLTAGLVSRPGKMTEAASDDRKIIFYPCSGGSQTNVLAILPRDNDGSKSVENNKRLQFLSAYANFAAPLRHMIQHTAEENITMWDLFYLDPLPKWTNNFAALMGDAAHPYAPSQGSAQAIEDAISLSVMLRKGTQAYEIPTRLQWYEECRKARATKIQNFSHGRTGDSAERDKPHAAGQEIHQIAGYIMRHNEYINSSTFLASKQALS; translated from the exons ATGAACGAATCCCTTCGAATCCTCGTTGTAGGTGCTGGCATTGGCGGCTTGGCGGCTGCCGTTGCTTTGCGACAACAGGGCCACCATGTTACT GTGTTGGAGAAATCCCAATTCGCCAACGAAACAGGCGCTGCGATAGGCTTACAGCCAAATTGCACGGTGCTTTTACGACAGCTGGGCATCGAGCCAGAAGATATCGGCTCGACACTTCTGGAAGAC ATGTCGATTGTTGATGCCTACACTCTGGAGCCGATCAAAGGCATAGCCGACAAGGTGAGGGAGGCTGCCGTacggccggcgccctcgcccgagACG AATATCTACTTCATTCATCGTGCTGATTTGCACTCGGCCTTGAAGCGCAAAGCTGTTGGGCTGGATGGTGAAGGGAAGCCAATTGACCTGCGTCTGGGCTGCCAAGTGAAGAAAATTGACCATACCACTGCGACGGTCACATTGACTGATGGCACTACTGTAGAGGGTGACGTGATTATCGGGGCTGACGGAGTTCACTCAGCTTGCCGGAAGATGCTGCTCGGCTCCGAGTTCCAAGAGACGCCATCTCCACTCAGTTGCTTCCGGACTTTGATCCCAACCAAGCAGCTTTTGGAAGATCCCTTGACAGCGGGGCTTGTCAGTCGTCCGGGAAAGATGACCGAAGCCGCGAGTGACGATAGGAAAATAATCTTCTATCCCTGCTCGGGCGGATCACAGACAAACGTTCTTGCCATCTTGCCGCGAGACAATGACGGATCAAAGAGCGTCG AGAACAACAAAAGATTACAATTTCTATCTGCTTACGCCAATTTTGCCGCGCCTCTCCGTCACATGATCCAGCATACGGCCGAGGAAAACATCACCATGTGGGATCTTTTTTATTTGGATCCTTTGCCAAAATGGACCAACAATTTCGCAGCTTTGATGGGGGATGCAGCCCATCCATACGCACCAT CACAGGGATCCGCGCAGGCCATTGAAGACGCCATCTCTTTGTCCGTTATGCTGAGGAAGGGCACCCAAGCCTACGAGATACCTACTAGATTACAATGGTACGAAGAATGCCGAAAGGCTCGAGCAACGAAGATACAGAACTTCAGCCATGGGCGTACAGGGGATTCTGCTGAGAGAGACAAGCCGCATGCAGCGG GTCAAGAGATTCAC